Part of the Leptospira sp. WS92.C1 genome is shown below.
TGATGGAGTCGATTCTATCTACTTCATCCGTCAGAAAGAAGATGCAAACTGTGGTTACCAAGGGGATATCACTTTGGTCGCTCTGAGAGATATCTCTGCGGGTGAGGAAATTTCATTCCATCCTGCAATGAACTCTCCCGAGTTGGCTCTTTCTTCCGGAAAAAATGCGGATGGATTTAGAACCAGATTTCATAAACATTTTCCTTCTTACATTCAGTCTCAAATCGACGCAAATGAAGAATTGAAAGTGCATCCTGCTTTCGTAGACGGAGCTTGGGGACTTTTAACTTCTATCGATTTAGAATCTTGTGATCCAGCTCTGATTCGTGACGCGGACGCTATCAAACGTTACGTCGAGGAACTTTGTGATCTGATCGAGATGAAACGTTTCGGTGAAACCATAGTTGTTCACTTTGGCGAGGACGAAAGAGTCGCCGGATATTCTATGCTTCAGTTGATCGAGACTTCTTGTATTTCCGCGCACTTTGCAAACGATACCAATACCTCTTATATTGATATCTTCTCGTGCAAGTGTTACGATCCGAAGGTAGCTTCCGAGTTTACCCGTAAATTTTTCCAGGGTGGCGCGATGAGACTCACCGTGACCAACCGCTTCTAAGGAAAATTGATGGAACTTTGGTTAGACGAAGCATTAGAACTTAAAAACGGACGCGCACTCAAAATCAAGGTAAAGGAGTTCCTACATTCCAGGACGACTCCTTTTCAAAAGATTGACGTTTTTGAATCCGTAGGATTCGGAAGGATGTTCACTCTGGATGGGGTGGTCATGATGACCGAGGCCGACGAGTTCGCGTATCACGAGATGATCGTTCACGTTCCTATGATGAGTCATCCGCACCCGGAAAAGGTTCTGGTGATCGGAGGGGGAGACGGAGGAACCGTTCGTGAGGTTCTGAAACACCCTTCCGTAAAGGAAGTTCATCTTTGTGAAATCGACAAAGGTGTAATCGACGTTTGTTACGAATACTTTCCCGAAATCGCAAACGCGATGAAAGATCCCCGCGTAAAACACGCCTACGAAGATGGCGCCAAATACGTGAAGGACTATCAGAATTATTTTGACTGCATCATGGTGGATTCTTCGGATCCAGTAGGTCCCGCTGAAGTTTTATTCAAAAGACCTTTTTATGAGACGATGGCGAACTGTTTGAAAGAAGGCGGAATTTGCACGACTCAAGGAGAAAGTTATTACTATCACGGACCGATCATCCGGGAGTTGTTTAACTTTATCCCCGAGATCTTCAATCACTGCGGATATTATTATACTGTGGTTCCAACCTATCCTTCCGGGATCATTGGATTTACGTATTGTTCGAAAGGTCCGGATCCTTACACTGTGGTTCCGGATCCGAAAAGAGTGCCACAAGGATTGAAATACTATTCCGCTGAAATGCACAAGGCGGCTTTTGTGCTTCCTCAATTTGCGCAAAAACATATCGTTCGTAAATAAGTTCGTTGATCCGGGGAGGGACTTTTGAATTTCCAAAGTAAATTCCTGACCCGGAGCCAATCTCTCCAATCTCTTCTCTGCGTCGGATTGGATCCCGACTACTGTAAACTTCCGGAAACGGTCAAACGCGGCCCAGAACCTCTCGT
Proteins encoded:
- the speE gene encoding polyamine aminopropyltransferase, translating into MELWLDEALELKNGRALKIKVKEFLHSRTTPFQKIDVFESVGFGRMFTLDGVVMMTEADEFAYHEMIVHVPMMSHPHPEKVLVIGGGDGGTVREVLKHPSVKEVHLCEIDKGVIDVCYEYFPEIANAMKDPRVKHAYEDGAKYVKDYQNYFDCIMVDSSDPVGPAEVLFKRPFYETMANCLKEGGICTTQGESYYYHGPIIRELFNFIPEIFNHCGYYYTVVPTYPSGIIGFTYCSKGPDPYTVVPDPKRVPQGLKYYSAEMHKAAFVLPQFAQKHIVRK
- a CDS encoding S-adenosylmethionine decarboxylase; translated protein: MSLKTRETQKLVTRFSYLRNSLEIQTTDSGETYLSTREPISSGEVVAVWGGKAVHKNELAGLSGLSTPHRVHQDFYLVSPLHDDGVDSIYFIRQKEDANCGYQGDITLVALRDISAGEEISFHPAMNSPELALSSGKNADGFRTRFHKHFPSYIQSQIDANEELKVHPAFVDGAWGLLTSIDLESCDPALIRDADAIKRYVEELCDLIEMKRFGETIVVHFGEDERVAGYSMLQLIETSCISAHFANDTNTSYIDIFSCKCYDPKVASEFTRKFFQGGAMRLTVTNRF